The proteins below come from a single Rhizobium sp. BT04 genomic window:
- a CDS encoding FAD-binding oxidoreductase: MEKADNPQPVSGQSSPELLIVGGGIMGLWAAVHAERRGIHTLIADAGRLGEGASGGLLGALMPHMPDRWSEKKQFQFDALVSLETEIAVLEAETGLSAGYNRSGRLIPLPKPHLNRIARGHSEDAERHWRAGERRFHWHVLDRPDADGWVEASAGESGFVHDTLAARVAPRSLMSALIAFLRGAKHVRIRENAVVTDLDPDRGTAEIGGETIAFGRCILAAGHQSFPLLQGLTPGLKQPLGQPVKGQAALLKADIDPALPTIFLDGLYVVAHEGGHAAIGSTSENRFDDPFSTDAQLDALIEAARAIVPSLRDAAVVERWAGLRPKAIDRDPMIGRYPDHPRLIALTGGFKVSFGLAHRLAEAAICIAGDADCGFLLPESFAISNHIAAASR; encoded by the coding sequence ATGGAAAAAGCCGATAATCCTCAGCCGGTCTCAGGTCAATCATCTCCAGAACTGCTGATCGTCGGCGGCGGCATCATGGGCCTTTGGGCGGCCGTCCATGCAGAGCGCCGCGGCATCCATACCCTGATCGCCGACGCCGGCAGATTGGGCGAAGGTGCGAGCGGCGGCCTGCTCGGCGCGCTGATGCCGCATATGCCGGACCGGTGGTCGGAAAAGAAGCAGTTCCAGTTCGATGCGCTGGTCTCGCTCGAAACCGAGATCGCGGTGCTCGAAGCCGAGACCGGACTTTCTGCAGGTTACAACAGGTCCGGGCGGCTGATCCCGCTGCCGAAGCCGCATCTCAACCGCATCGCGCGCGGCCATTCCGAGGATGCCGAACGCCACTGGCGGGCAGGCGAGCGCCGCTTCCACTGGCACGTGCTCGACAGGCCTGATGCAGATGGCTGGGTCGAGGCGTCCGCCGGCGAGAGCGGCTTCGTGCATGACACGCTTGCCGCCCGCGTCGCCCCCCGCTCGCTGATGTCAGCACTGATCGCCTTCCTGCGAGGGGCAAAACATGTGCGCATCCGGGAAAATGCTGTCGTCACCGATCTCGATCCGGATCGCGGCACGGCCGAGATCGGCGGTGAAACCATTGCTTTCGGCCGCTGCATCCTGGCCGCCGGCCATCAGTCCTTTCCGCTGCTGCAGGGGCTGACGCCAGGCTTGAAGCAGCCGCTCGGCCAGCCGGTGAAGGGGCAGGCGGCGTTGTTGAAGGCGGATATCGACCCGGCGCTGCCGACGATCTTCCTCGACGGGCTCTATGTCGTCGCGCATGAGGGCGGGCATGCGGCGATCGGCAGCACCAGCGAGAACCGTTTCGACGATCCTTTTTCGACCGATGCCCAGCTCGACGCGCTGATCGAGGCGGCGCGGGCGATCGTGCCAAGCCTTCGCGACGCTGCCGTCGTCGAGCGCTGGGCGGGGCTTCGCCCGAAGGCAATCGACCGGGATCCGATGATCGGCCGCTATCCCGATCACCCGCGCCTGATCGCGCTGACCGGCGGCTTCAAGGTCAGCTTCGGCCTTGCGCATCGGCTGGCGGAAGCGGCAATCTGTATCGCAGGCGATGCGGACTGCGGATTTTTGCTGCCGGAGAGCTTCGCGATTTCAAATCACATCGCTGCGGCTTCACGTTAA
- the mnmD gene encoding tRNA (5-methylaminomethyl-2-thiouridine)(34)-methyltransferase MnmD yields MTDVNPDQIGVGAPQPLEWRDGDMPYSTAFGDHFYCQTDGRLECGHVFLAGNGLPERWSGREEFMIGELGFGTGLNFAETWRQWKLHRIGGQHLHFISFELHPMRGEEIGRALSHWPEIDAEREALTATWPQTPDGTVTLDLDAQTRLSVVCGRALDGVAAAKPGFDAWYLDGFAPSRNGEMWSEELMRLVCEKSAAGGTFATYAAAGFVRRNLIAAGFAVERRQGFAGKREMLCGIKRFAR; encoded by the coding sequence ATGACAGACGTGAACCCCGATCAGATTGGCGTGGGCGCGCCGCAGCCGCTCGAATGGCGCGACGGCGATATGCCCTATTCCACCGCCTTTGGCGATCATTTTTATTGCCAGACCGACGGCCGGCTGGAATGCGGCCACGTCTTCCTCGCCGGCAACGGCCTGCCGGAACGCTGGAGTGGCCGTGAGGAATTCATGATCGGCGAGCTCGGCTTCGGCACCGGCCTGAACTTCGCCGAGACCTGGCGGCAGTGGAAGCTCCACCGCATAGGCGGCCAGCACCTGCATTTCATCTCCTTCGAGCTTCACCCGATGCGCGGCGAAGAGATCGGCCGGGCGCTGTCGCACTGGCCTGAAATCGATGCCGAACGCGAGGCGCTGACGGCGACCTGGCCGCAGACGCCTGATGGTACCGTCACGCTCGACCTCGATGCGCAGACACGGCTCAGCGTCGTCTGCGGCCGCGCCCTTGACGGCGTCGCCGCCGCAAAGCCCGGCTTCGACGCCTGGTATCTCGACGGCTTCGCGCCCTCGCGCAACGGCGAGATGTGGTCGGAAGAACTGATGCGGCTCGTCTGTGAAAAAAGCGCAGCCGGCGGCACTTTCGCCACCTATGCGGCGGCCGGCTTCGTGCGTCGCAATCTCATTGCCGCCGGTTTTGCCGTCGAGCGCCGCCAGGGCTTTGCCGGCAAGCGCGAGATGCTCTGCGGCATCAAGCGGTTCGCCCGATAA
- a CDS encoding type II toxin-antitoxin system ParD family antitoxin codes for MASGENLRQKLENDVNELAKSRRGNRLTALDLAIGRGIADADAGRLKPIGDVAARLEDKYGSRS; via the coding sequence ATGGCAAGCGGCGAGAATCTGAGGCAGAAACTCGAAAACGATGTAAACGAGCTCGCGAAATCGAGGCGGGGAAATCGGCTGACGGCGCTCGATCTGGCGATCGGCCGAGGGATCGCCGACGCGGATGCAGGGCGTCTCAAGCCTATCGGCGATGTTGCCGCGCGTCTTGAAGACAAATACGGAAGCCGTTCGTGA
- a CDS encoding response regulator translates to MKSVGDILELACRRIADLDTPAYVKNSELRYVAVNEAYADFLGREISDFIGRRSRELFDRPEEEEREDRERRALVFGTEENAICFDATGLGHERIQIESFSPSPDRAYVLGIFEVREQPRRAVDARGIAGDPGIAADFARVRAALEKLDHPIGIFGDDGRPLVVNAAYRDGRRPAPAGDSAWGESVNELDALRTVLEDLPVAVFVRDDEHRLVYANKYYETFSGHSRSEYLGMTEHEMFGPEGADAIYQENLLALRDGISVELESEMPSKSGHIYPVISRVNRVMTADGRTYVVGSFSDISPLKEREKALIESRKQEEILHRDIESILHSLPVGVLILDNDHQILYVNDEFYSIWELPLDDRFDGRPFIDVIRRNLELGRYDGTQTPEEIYAFRKHLFEAEVPEPIELGWAGGKSVIFDSRRISNDRILLTYADISAVREREKEIHETRAALERVGEMMRDATHAMSQGLAIVQDGIIKMSNGAMADILQIPPAYIEAGQGWLGMFEFCAARGDFHDAAAEILQGWRDNIAARLPISTVFHVGGERWVNMDATITKGQHWVALFTDVTELKSREEELRHLLSRAEAADRAKSEFLANMSHEIRTPMNGVLGMAELLAKTDLDTRQKTFVDIIVKSGNALLTIINDILDFSKIDAGQMKLRKAAFDITEAVEDVATLLSSHAAEKNIELLVRAAPDLPAAVIGDAGRFRQVVTNLVGNAVKFTERGHVFVDVGFEPAAGGEIMANIRIEDTGIGIPSEKLETVFDKFSQVDASSTRRHEGTGLGLAITAGLVDLFGGYLNVESEWGKGSVFTVNLPFAVAAARVEPRPLPINVQGARILVVDDNDVNRRILTEQLSLWGFDGVAAEGGGTGLAILEAAADLGITVDAVVLDYHMPDMNGADVARRLRADRRFAELPIIFLTSMDISGTEKEFAALNGHAHLMKPARANVLRNTVVEVVRARRVKQASEAEVARLQAEAAVPVPAPVPAAQPRAAEFVDVLVAEDNEVNQIVFTQILQGTGLSFLVVENGAEAVAAWERHAPRIIMMDVSMPVMNGHQATQTIREREQGRGHRVPIIGVTAHALESDRELCLDAGMDDYMSKPISPELLEEKIRQWLGKDELQPGRTSY, encoded by the coding sequence TTGAAATCGGTCGGGGACATTCTGGAATTGGCTTGCCGCCGGATCGCTGATCTGGACACCCCGGCCTATGTCAAGAACAGCGAGTTGCGCTATGTCGCCGTCAACGAGGCCTATGCCGACTTCCTGGGCCGCGAGATTTCCGATTTCATCGGTCGGCGCAGCCGCGAGCTCTTCGACCGTCCCGAGGAAGAGGAGCGCGAGGATAGGGAACGCCGCGCGCTGGTGTTCGGCACCGAGGAAAACGCCATCTGCTTCGATGCCACAGGCCTCGGCCATGAGCGCATCCAGATCGAAAGCTTCTCGCCGTCGCCGGATCGGGCCTATGTGCTCGGCATCTTCGAAGTGCGCGAGCAACCGCGCCGCGCGGTCGACGCCAGGGGGATTGCCGGCGATCCCGGGATTGCGGCGGATTTCGCCCGTGTGCGCGCGGCGCTGGAGAAGCTCGATCATCCGATCGGTATTTTTGGCGATGACGGTCGCCCGCTGGTCGTCAATGCCGCCTATCGCGATGGTAGAAGGCCGGCGCCCGCCGGCGATTCGGCCTGGGGTGAGAGCGTCAACGAACTCGACGCTCTCCGTACCGTCCTGGAGGATCTGCCGGTTGCAGTCTTCGTGCGCGACGACGAGCACCGCTTGGTCTATGCCAACAAATATTATGAGACCTTCAGCGGCCATTCCCGCTCCGAGTATCTGGGAATGACCGAACATGAAATGTTCGGGCCGGAAGGTGCCGATGCGATCTACCAGGAAAACCTGCTGGCGCTGAGGGACGGCATTTCGGTGGAGCTCGAGAGCGAAATGCCGAGCAAGAGCGGCCACATCTATCCCGTCATCTCGCGCGTCAACCGCGTCATGACGGCGGATGGGCGAACCTATGTCGTCGGCTCCTTTTCCGACATCTCGCCGCTCAAGGAGCGCGAAAAGGCGCTGATTGAGTCGCGCAAGCAGGAAGAAATACTGCATCGGGATATCGAGAGCATTCTGCATTCGCTGCCGGTCGGCGTGCTGATCCTCGATAACGACCACCAGATTCTCTATGTCAACGACGAATTCTACAGCATCTGGGAGCTGCCGCTCGACGATCGCTTCGACGGCCGCCCCTTCATCGACGTCATCCGCCGCAATTTAGAGCTCGGACGCTACGACGGCACGCAGACGCCGGAGGAGATCTACGCCTTCCGCAAGCATCTGTTCGAGGCCGAAGTGCCTGAGCCGATCGAGCTCGGCTGGGCGGGGGGCAAATCCGTCATCTTCGACAGCCGCCGCATCTCCAACGACCGTATCCTGCTCACCTATGCCGACATCTCGGCGGTGCGCGAGCGGGAAAAGGAAATTCATGAGACCCGCGCCGCGCTCGAGCGGGTCGGCGAGATGATGCGCGATGCGACACATGCGATGTCGCAAGGTCTTGCCATCGTCCAGGACGGCATCATCAAGATGTCCAACGGGGCGATGGCCGATATCCTGCAGATTCCACCCGCCTATATCGAAGCCGGGCAGGGCTGGCTCGGCATGTTCGAATTTTGCGCGGCGCGCGGCGATTTCCACGATGCCGCTGCCGAAATCCTGCAGGGCTGGCGCGACAATATCGCCGCGAGGCTGCCGATCTCCACCGTCTTCCATGTCGGCGGCGAGCGCTGGGTGAACATGGATGCGACGATCACCAAGGGGCAGCATTGGGTGGCGCTCTTCACCGACGTCACCGAGCTCAAGAGCCGCGAGGAGGAGTTGCGCCATCTCTTGTCGCGCGCCGAAGCCGCCGACCGCGCCAAATCCGAATTCCTCGCCAATATGAGCCACGAGATCCGCACGCCGATGAACGGCGTGCTCGGCATGGCGGAACTGCTTGCCAAGACCGATCTCGATACGCGGCAGAAGACCTTCGTCGACATCATCGTCAAATCCGGAAATGCGCTGCTGACCATCATCAACGATATCCTCGACTTCTCGAAGATCGATGCCGGACAGATGAAACTGCGCAAGGCCGCCTTCGACATCACCGAAGCGGTGGAGGATGTGGCGACGCTTCTGTCCTCGCATGCGGCCGAGAAGAATATCGAACTCCTGGTGCGTGCAGCACCGGATCTGCCCGCCGCCGTGATCGGCGATGCCGGGCGTTTCCGGCAGGTCGTCACCAATCTCGTCGGCAATGCCGTCAAGTTCACCGAGCGCGGCCATGTCTTCGTCGATGTCGGCTTCGAGCCTGCTGCCGGCGGCGAGATCATGGCGAATATCCGCATCGAGGATACCGGCATCGGCATCCCGAGTGAAAAGCTCGAAACGGTCTTCGACAAGTTCTCGCAGGTCGATGCCTCCTCGACCCGGCGGCATGAGGGAACGGGCCTCGGGCTTGCGATCACAGCCGGGCTCGTCGACCTTTTCGGCGGCTATCTCAACGTCGAGAGCGAATGGGGCAAGGGCTCGGTCTTCACCGTCAACCTGCCGTTTGCGGTGGCAGCCGCCCGTGTCGAACCGAGACCGCTGCCGATCAATGTGCAGGGTGCCCGCATCCTCGTCGTCGACGACAATGACGTGAACCGACGCATCCTCACCGAGCAGCTGTCGCTTTGGGGCTTCGACGGCGTGGCCGCCGAGGGCGGCGGTACCGGTCTTGCGATCCTGGAGGCGGCGGCCGATCTCGGCATTACCGTCGATGCCGTCGTGCTCGATTATCACATGCCCGATATGAACGGCGCCGATGTCGCGCGCCGGCTGCGCGCCGATCGCCGTTTTGCCGAGCTGCCGATCATCTTCCTGACGTCGATGGATATTTCCGGCACGGAAAAGGAATTCGCGGCGCTGAACGGTCACGCGCATCTGATGAAGCCGGCGCGCGCCAACGTGCTGCGCAACACCGTCGTCGAAGTGGTGCGCGCCCGGCGCGTGAAACAGGCGTCGGAAGCCGAGGTCGCCCGGCTGCAGGCCGAGGCAGCCGTGCCTGTGCCGGCGCCTGTGCCCGCAGCGCAGCCGCGGGCGGCCGAATTCGTCGACGTGCTCGTCGCCGAGGACAACGAGGTCAACCAGATCGTCTTCACGCAGATCCTGCAGGGAACGGGTCTTTCCTTCCTCGTCGTCGAGAATGGCGCGGAGGCGGTCGCGGCCTGGGAGCGGCACGCGCCGCGCATCATCATGATGGACGTCTCTATGCCCGTCATGAACGGCCATCAGGCGACCCAGACGATCCGCGAACGGGAACAGGGCCGGGGCCACCGGGTGCCGATCATCGGCGTCACCGCCCATGCGCTCGAAAGCGACCGCGAACTCTGCCTCGACGCCGGCATGGACGACTATATGTCGAAGCCGATCAGCCCGGAACTGCTCGAGGAAAAAATCCGGCAATGGCTCGGGAAAGACGAACTGCAGCCTGGGCGCACCAGCTACTGA
- a CDS encoding DNA alkylation repair protein: MPEPLKTLLHEALVGNMADRIAANAPSFDRERFVWLATDGLGARELMERSALIRDALFATLPDDFPKAAAILKASLPTDGKPGLTGWMLLPVNQFIAARGPDYFDLGLDLLKALTPHFTAEFGIRPFIHRDQQRALAIISGWVDDPDQHVRRLASEGTRPRLPWAMRLPQLVKDPAPILPVLTALIDDPEDYVRRSVANSLNDIAKDHPDLVAAFIAGHIEGASRERRWLLKHASRTLLKNGHAQALANFGFGATASLACELRLLNGEVLFGEGLDFEIRVTNAGKAPQSLMIDYAIHHMKSDGLLSPKVFKCKTLMLAPGQSHAMTRRHTMRPITTRRYYPGEHRIAILVNGAESASESFVLVMP; encoded by the coding sequence ATGCCGGAACCGCTCAAGACCCTGCTGCACGAAGCGCTGGTCGGCAACATGGCCGATCGCATCGCCGCCAATGCGCCTTCCTTCGATCGCGAGCGTTTCGTATGGCTGGCGACCGACGGGCTTGGGGCGCGGGAGCTTATGGAGCGCTCGGCGCTGATCCGCGACGCTCTGTTTGCCACGCTTCCCGATGATTTTCCGAAGGCCGCCGCCATCCTCAAGGCGAGCCTGCCCACCGATGGCAAGCCCGGACTGACGGGCTGGATGCTGTTACCGGTCAACCAGTTCATCGCAGCACGCGGTCCCGATTATTTCGATCTTGGCCTCGACCTCCTGAAAGCGCTGACACCGCATTTCACCGCCGAATTCGGCATCCGCCCCTTCATCCATCGCGATCAGCAACGCGCGCTTGCCATCATTTCCGGCTGGGTTGATGATCCCGACCAGCATGTGCGCCGGCTGGCAAGCGAGGGAACGCGGCCGCGCCTTCCCTGGGCGATGCGCCTGCCGCAACTCGTCAAGGACCCGGCGCCGATCCTGCCTGTGCTGACCGCACTGATCGATGATCCGGAAGATTATGTGCGCCGCTCCGTCGCCAACAGCCTGAACGACATCGCCAAGGATCATCCGGATCTGGTCGCCGCCTTCATCGCCGGCCACATCGAGGGAGCCTCCCGCGAACGCCGCTGGCTGCTGAAGCACGCCTCGCGCACGCTTCTAAAGAACGGCCATGCGCAGGCGCTCGCCAACTTCGGCTTCGGCGCGACTGCTTCGCTCGCATGCGAACTACGGCTCCTGAACGGCGAAGTGCTTTTCGGCGAAGGACTGGATTTCGAAATCCGGGTGACGAATGCCGGCAAAGCCCCTCAATCGTTGATGATCGACTACGCCATCCACCATATGAAGAGCGACGGCTTGCTCTCGCCCAAGGTCTTCAAGTGCAAGACGCTCATGCTCGCGCCCGGGCAAAGTCACGCGATGACGCGCCGCCACACCATGCGGCCGATCACGACACGGCGCTATTACCCTGGCGAACACCGCATCGCCATCCTCGTCAACGGGGCGGAAAGCGCCTCGGAAAGCTTCGTCCTCGTCATGCCCTGA